In bacterium, the DNA window TCCGTTGATCCGCGTTTACAGTAAAATATTTCCGGGCGTATTCAAACCGATTGCAGAGATGCCGGATAATTTAAAAAATCATTTACGTTACCCTCAGGACTTGTTCGACATTCAATCCCGGCATTATGAAACGTATCATATTGATGACGTGAACGTATTTTTCAATAAAGAAGATATCTGGCATATTCCTTTTGAAATTTACGGCAATGATGAACGGTTGATGGAAAGCTATTATACCATTATGCGTTTGCCCGGTGAAAAAAAGGAAGAATTTATTCTGATGATTCCCTATACGCCGCGCGACAAAACCAACATGATTGCATGGATGTGCGTTCGTAACGACGGTGAGAGTTACGGAAAACGAATCGTATATCGATTTCCTAAAACCGAGCTGGTATACGGTCCGATGCAAGTTGAAGCGCGTATCGCACAAACACCGGATATTTCAGAAAAGCTAACATTGTGGAACCAACAAGGATCGAATGTAACGCGCGGGAATCTGTTGGTCATCCCTGTCAATAACTCTGTTATCTATATTGAACCGCTGTATCTTCAATCCCAACAGAGCAAGTTACCTGAATTAAAGAAAGTCATCGTGGCGTACAGTAATTATATTTATATGGAGGACAATCTCGAAACCGGGCTTAATAAAATTTTCGGCGGCTTAAGCGACTTAAAGATCGGGATGATTGAAACGATCGCTGAGCAGAAAACAATTGAAGGAAAAAATGTTTCGGGTGATGTTTTGAAAGTGATCAAGTCGCTCTCTCGTTCAGCGATGGATAATTATAATAACGCTCAGGACGCGTTGAAAAAAGGCAATTGGGCAAAATACGGCGAAGAGCTCGAAAAGCTGCGTAAGGATCTTGAACGTTTAGTAAAAGAAAGCGGTGGAATATAGATATCAAAATTCGGGCACGATGAAAAATTTACTAACTAAAACATTTACTGCCGACCAAGTTCTTTTCGGGGATCTCGCCGATGCTGCGATTCTGAATCGTATATTAACGGCTGCGCTCGAAAGTGGCGGTGATTATGCCGATGCGTATATCGAACGCCGAACGACGACTTATATTACGATGGCGCAGGGACGTATCAATGTTGTTCGCAAAGGCATTCGGCAAGGAATCGGTATCCGCGTCATTTGCGGGGAGCAAACCGGCTATGCTTACAGCGATGACTTTGATTTGAAAAAAATCGAAATCGCCGCCAAGATCGCCGCTCGTATTGCCGCTCGCCCGAAAGTCTATCCCTTAGTGCAGCTTCGGCCCCAAGCCTTGCAGAAACATTTTCATCTCGCCATCGATCCGGAAAAGCCGGAAATAAAAAAGAAACTGGGATGGGTGCAGTCGGCTGATGGATCGGCTCGTTCTGTGGATATGAGAATTGAAGAGGTTAATTGCACCTATGCTGAAGAGTTCAAGGAACTGATCATCGCTAATTCTGACGGAGCTTTGCTGCGTGATGAACAGAATCTTTTTAGTTTTCACGTTTTATCGTTGGCGACTGACGGGTCGCAACGTACGACAGGGTATGCGACGGGCGGCGGTCGTTACGGAATGGATTTTTTTAAACGCCGTTCTCCAGCGATGATCGGCCGCGAGGCGTCCGAGCAAGCTATTCGGAAATTAACGGCAATGGATGCTCCGGCCGGATTGCATACCGTCGTGATTCACCGCGGCTGGGGAGGTGTGCTCATACATGAAGCTGTTGGGCATGGCTTGGAAGGTGATTTCAATCGTCGCGGAACGTCCATTTATTCCGGCCGTATCGGTCAGAAAGTTGCTTCTGAACTCGTGACCATCATTGACGATGGAACGATACCTTTTTACCGCGGATCGATGAATGTCGATGATGAAGGTACGCCGACGAAGCGGAACGTGTTGATCGAAAAAGGCGTGCTCAAAGGGTACATGACGGATCGACTTAATGCGCGGCTGATGAAGACGGATTCTTCCGGTAATGGGCGCCGTGAGGATTTTACGCAAATTCCCATGCCGCGTATGACGAATACGTTTATCGATCGGGGCGATCACGATCCGGAAGAAATGATCCGATCCGTAAAAAAAGGCATTTTTGCGAAATCGTTGGGAGGCGGACAAGTCGACATTACCAACGGAAATTTTGTTTTTGAAATTCAGGAAGGTTATTTGATTGAAGAAGGAAAAATTACAGCGCCGATACGATCAGCGAATCTTATCGGGAATGGCCCGGACATTATGAACAAAGTTATTGCCGTCGGCCATGATCTGGAAATAGAGACCGGAACGGGAACCTGCGGCAAGGACGGACAACATATACCTGTCGGTGTCGGACAGCCTACGATTACAATTTGTGAAATGACGGTTGGAGGAACAGTTCAGTAAATTTATTTTATTTTTTTAAATAAGGAGATTGTTTGGAACAAAAAAAAGCACATCCATTGAGCAGTTGGCACATTGTATTTCCCAATGACGCCAATCCGCATGGCACGATGTTCGGAGGCAAAGTCATGGCGATCATGGATATACAGGCCGGTATCGTAGCGTCGCAATATTGCCGCAAAATTGTCGTGACCGCATCAACGGAAGCCGTCGATTTTAAAAACCCGGTGAAAGTAGGCGACCGGATCGAGACTATTTCACGCGTGGTGTACGTCGGTCGCACTTCGTTAGTCGTCAAAATCGACGCTTATGCGGAAAATCCTTTGTCCGGAAAACGTAAACATTGTACGACGGCCTATTTCAACATGGTTGCCCTGGATGAAGACGGCGTTCCAACTTCCATTCCGCCATTGATCGTTGAAACCGAAGATGAAAAACGTGAATTTCGCATTGCGGAACATATCAAACAAGATGCGCTTGAACGAAAGAAAAAAATCAGAGAAGAAGGCGGAGAATAAAACTGCTTTTAAGATAATAAAGCGACGCGTGTGATGAGCATGCGCCGCTTTTTTTATTTACTGATGGGCAAAAATTGATTGGAATTTCTAAGCTAAATTATTTAGTTTCATGCCCGAATTGTGATTTAACATGGTTTGGCATGGACGCTTCTAAGTTCACCGAAGAAATACACATTATCAAGCGGATTGCAATCGTCGTCGTGATTTTTTTTATCATGACGCTTCTGCATTACTCCACGTTGATCAATGAGTCTGATCCGGCAGTGTTTTCGATCACTTTGCTTGGATTCATGCTTATTTTATCGTATAACCTCGGCAAAATCCTCTCTCGCCTTAAACTTCCCAAACTTACTATATATATTTTGACCGGTATCTTGTGCGGGCCTTTTGTTACAGGTTTTGTCAGCCAAGAGGTTGTGGCCAATCTGAAATTTGTTGACAATCTTGCGCTCAGTATGATCGCATTTATTGCCGGTGGAGAAATGCGGTTTGGCGAACTCAAAAAAATGCGCAAGCTTCTGATCGGGATCAGTTTTTATGAAACCATGTACGTTTTATTTTCTATCACTATCGCATTTTTTCTGTTGCATCCTTTTATCAGTTTTACAGCAGGTCAATCGTGGCTATTTGTTGGAATTGTCTCGTTATTGATGGGATCAATGTTAATTGCCAATTCACCGGCGGTGACGATTGGTATTATCGGTGAATATCGTAGCAAAGGGCATTTGACCGATACTGTGTTAGGTACTGTCGTACTCAAAGATATCATAGTCATCGTTGTATTTGCCATTATTGCTTCTTTTGCTTCTACGCAATTATTGCCTGACGCCACTTTCGATCTGGTTCCATTTGTATCAAAATTAGGATACGAGATATTAGGATCAATCGGGCTGGGTATTGCAATCGGACTATTAGTATGGCTTTATATGCGATTTATTATGGAACAGACTGTATTATTCATCGTCGGAATTGCTTTTGCCAGTTTTGAACTGGCACATTATTTTCACCTTGAAGTCCTGCTGGTTGGAGTTACAGCCGGATTTTATGTGCAAAATTTTACCAGACAGGGACAAAAATTAATCGCCAATATCGAAGAAAGCCTTCCGGTTATTTATCCGATTTTTTTCTCTATAGCCGGCGCAAAACTAGACCTGATGGCGCTCCAGTCGATGTGGTTTATAGCGTTGGTTTTAGTGGCCGTGCGTATGGTGGGAATCTACATGGGCGTTAAGGCCGGGTCGCGCTCAGACGGAGCCACTAAAGAAATCAGGCAATATGCGTGGATGGGATTGGTATCGCAGGCGGGTGTTGCGTTAGGTTTGGCCGTTGTCGTTGAACGAACCTATCCGGAATGGGGCGGCGTTTTACAAACCATCGTTATTTCAGTGATTGGAATTAATCAATTAATCGGTCCTGTTTTACTCAAATACGCACTCGAAAAAGCGGGCGATTTGCAATCCAGTTCCAAAATGGCAGAAACACTGATTCGACTAAAAATTGGCGAAGATGCTGAACAAGAAACCGGCAGCGTCGCTCCTTCGATGGAGAGCCGTAATGGGTAGATACGTTATTACCATAGCCAAGGAATATTTAAAATTCAGTTCGGCGCATTTTACTATTTTCGACGATAATTCGGTAGAATTGCTGCACGGGCATAATTATTATGTAACATTACAAGTGTTTTGCCGCGATACGGATAATGGCATTATCATCGAATTCAAACAATTAAAAAAAATTGCTCAAACGGTGTGCGATCAACTTGATGAAAAAATACTGCTCCCCGCCGAATCGCCTTTTTTGAAAGTTGCAAAAGACGGGGATGCTTTTGACGTGACATTTCACGGAACAGGTTTTTCAAAGCATTATCGATTTCCTTGCGAAGATATCGAACTGTTACCGGTCAGCAATATTACTTCAGAATTGCTTGCTAAATATTTGAACGGGGAGATTATTAAAAAATTGGAATCACTCTGGAAAAGTTTGCATCACGGAAATGAAATTTTCGAGTCTGTCAATTCCGTTGGTGTGACTGTCGAAGAAACGCGGGGTCAATCGGTGACGTACATCTGGGATTTTTGATATGACATCAGAGAATCCAAAGAACGCAGAACTTTTTTTAAACTTTAAATTTATTATATAACTAACTCAAGTGTTTATGAACAAAAGCAGTAAAAAGGAAACAAAAGACACGCTTGATCTGACGGAAGACGATTATCTGAAAATGTACCGTTTTATGCGTCTGACGCGGCAATTCGATCAGGGTATCATCAGGCTTTATCGTCAGAATAAAATGCTTGGCGGCGCTTATTCCGGTTGGGGCAACGAAGCGACGGCTGTGGGTAGTGCTTACGCGATGTTACCACAGGATTATTTATATCCGATGCACCGCGATATCGGCGCACATTTTACACGCGGCCAATCGGCGCGTGCTTTGATGTTGAATCATTTGGCCAAGGGCGAAAGCCCAACGAAAGGGCGTGACGGTACCGGACATTATTATGATAAATCACTGCGAATAATCGGTAATATCAGTCACCTGGCGGCTATGATTCCACAGGCTGTAGGAACGGCGCTTGCTGCGGTTAAGAAAAAAGAAAACGCGATCGTGCTCAATTATATCGGTGACGGCGGAATGAATGTCGGCGAATTTCACGAAGGTCTGAACATGGCGGCTGTTTGGAAGTTGCCGTTTATCCTGATCATTGAAAATAATCAGTACGCCTATTCGACGCCGACGCATTTGCAATATGCATGCGAAAGCCCCGTTGATCGTGCGGCCGGTTACGGAATTCCCGGCGTAAAAATCGATGGCACGGATATTCTTGAAGTATACCGTACCTGTAAAAAAGCGTTTGACCGGGCGCGTGCCGGTGAAGGTCCGACGCTGATCGAATCGGTCACCATGCGGATGCGTGGCCATGCGGAACACGATGCCCATGAATATTATCCCAAAGGCCTTTTAGACAAATGGGAGAAAAAAGATCCGATCAGGCAATTTGAAACGTTCCTGCTCAACGAAAAGATGTTGTCCGATAAAAAAATAAAAGAAATAGAAAACTCGGTGAGTTCTGAAA includes these proteins:
- the tldD gene encoding metalloprotease TldD (responsible for the proteolytic maturation of the E. coli pMccB17 plasmid-encoded microcin B17, an exported protein that targets the essential topoisomerase II DNA gyrase; degrades the E. coli plasmid F-encoded CcdA) yields the protein MKNLLTKTFTADQVLFGDLADAAILNRILTAALESGGDYADAYIERRTTTYITMAQGRINVVRKGIRQGIGIRVICGEQTGYAYSDDFDLKKIEIAAKIAARIAARPKVYPLVQLRPQALQKHFHLAIDPEKPEIKKKLGWVQSADGSARSVDMRIEEVNCTYAEEFKELIIANSDGALLRDEQNLFSFHVLSLATDGSQRTTGYATGGGRYGMDFFKRRSPAMIGREASEQAIRKLTAMDAPAGLHTVVIHRGWGGVLIHEAVGHGLEGDFNRRGTSIYSGRIGQKVASELVTIIDDGTIPFYRGSMNVDDEGTPTKRNVLIEKGVLKGYMTDRLNARLMKTDSSGNGRREDFTQIPMPRMTNTFIDRGDHDPEEMIRSVKKGIFAKSLGGGQVDITNGNFVFEIQEGYLIEEGKITAPIRSANLIGNGPDIMNKVIAVGHDLEIETGTGTCGKDGQHIPVGVGQPTITICEMTVGGTVQ
- a CDS encoding acyl-CoA thioesterase, whose product is MFGGKVMAIMDIQAGIVASQYCRKIVVTASTEAVDFKNPVKVGDRIETISRVVYVGRTSLVVKIDAYAENPLSGKRKHCTTAYFNMVALDEDGVPTSIPPLIVETEDEKREFRIAEHIKQDALERKKKIREEGGE
- a CDS encoding cation:proton antiporter yields the protein MDASKFTEEIHIIKRIAIVVVIFFIMTLLHYSTLINESDPAVFSITLLGFMLILSYNLGKILSRLKLPKLTIYILTGILCGPFVTGFVSQEVVANLKFVDNLALSMIAFIAGGEMRFGELKKMRKLLIGISFYETMYVLFSITIAFFLLHPFISFTAGQSWLFVGIVSLLMGSMLIANSPAVTIGIIGEYRSKGHLTDTVLGTVVLKDIIVIVVFAIIASFASTQLLPDATFDLVPFVSKLGYEILGSIGLGIAIGLLVWLYMRFIMEQTVLFIVGIAFASFELAHYFHLEVLLVGVTAGFYVQNFTRQGQKLIANIEESLPVIYPIFFSIAGAKLDLMALQSMWFIALVLVAVRMVGIYMGVKAGSRSDGATKEIRQYAWMGLVSQAGVALGLAVVVERTYPEWGGVLQTIVISVIGINQLIGPVLLKYALEKAGDLQSSSKMAETLIRLKIGEDAEQETGSVAPSMESRNG
- a CDS encoding 6-carboxytetrahydropterin synthase, giving the protein MGRYVITIAKEYLKFSSAHFTIFDDNSVELLHGHNYYVTLQVFCRDTDNGIIIEFKQLKKIAQTVCDQLDEKILLPAESPFLKVAKDGDAFDVTFHGTGFSKHYRFPCEDIELLPVSNITSELLAKYLNGEIIKKLESLWKSLHHGNEIFESVNSVGVTVEETRGQSVTYIWDF
- a CDS encoding thiamine pyrophosphate-dependent dehydrogenase E1 component subunit alpha translates to MNKSSKKETKDTLDLTEDDYLKMYRFMRLTRQFDQGIIRLYRQNKMLGGAYSGWGNEATAVGSAYAMLPQDYLYPMHRDIGAHFTRGQSARALMLNHLAKGESPTKGRDGTGHYYDKSLRIIGNISHLAAMIPQAVGTALAAVKKKENAIVLNYIGDGGMNVGEFHEGLNMAAVWKLPFILIIENNQYAYSTPTHLQYACESPVDRAAGYGIPGVKIDGTDILEVYRTCKKAFDRARAGEGPTLIESVTMRMRGHAEHDAHEYYPKGLLDKWEKKDPIRQFETFLLNEKMLSDKKIKEIENSVSSEIDEAIEYADKAPYPNGADAELGVYAD